A segment of the Posidoniimonas polymericola genome:
CAGTCGTGCCGGTTCGCCCCGGCCAAGGCGACCGGCGACGACGCCTGCCCGTTCACTACGCTCTACTGGGACTTCCTCGACCGCAACCGCGAGCGTCTGGAGGAAAATCAGCGGATGAAGCTGCAGGTCAAGAACCTGGACAGGAAGACCGACGAAGAGCTCGCGTCGATCCGCGAGGCGGCGGCGCGGCTGCGTTAGGCGTGTTCCGCGGCTCGCGTTGGCGCACAAAAAAAGCGAGGCCGCGGCAGAACCGCGGCCTCGCTGTCTTCACGCTATGATCTCGCTCTACTTGCTCGCGGGGCAGCTCGACGCGGCCTCGGCCTTCAGCGAGGTGTAGCTGGTCTCCGAGTCGTGCGAGGCCTGGCTCGTCTTCGCTTCTTCCTTCGGCAGCAGGACGCTGTCGATGACGTGGATCACGCCATTGCTGCACATGATGTCGGCCTTCACAACCTTGGAGCCGTTGATCATGACGTTGCCGTCCTTCACGGCGATGTCAACCATCTTGCCGTTGAGGGTCTTGGCCTGCTTGAGCTTGGTCACCTGCTCAGCGGTCACCTTGCCCTCGACCACGTGGTAGGTCAGGATCGCGGTCAGCTTCTCTTTGTTCTCCGGCTTCAGCAGCTCGGCGACCGTGCCCTCGGGGAGCTTCTTGAAGGCGTCATCGGTCGGGGCGAACACGGTGAACGGGCCCTTCCCCTTGAGGGCTTCAACCAGACCGGCCTCGCCAACCGCGGTGGTCAGCGTCTTAAATGAGCCCGCACCAACCGCCGTGTCAACGATGTCTTTCTCGGCGGACATGGCGGCCGAAGAGAGTGACAGGACCGTTACGGCGGTGAGGCATGACGCAAACGTTTTGATAGTGGCAAACATGTGTCTTATTCTTCCCGTTAAACTTGGTTAGGTGATTCTTCCCCGCGCTACCGGGTCGAGGGCGAGAAGCTGTGGCGGCCGCCGTTCTCTCGCAGCTGTAAAGACACTAGCGCCGTTGTCTGCGTCGACAAGGGAAGTCGCCGACATAAATTTTTTGGCGGTCGCTGCTCGCCTGGAAAGGCGCGTCGCCGACATGGCGACTAGAAGAGCAGGGCGTTCAGAACCGACCGCGGGCAGGCCGAAGAGACGTGGCCCACTGCTCCGAACAAGAGCGCTAGACCGCTAGCTCGAGAACCGCGTCTTGTCGCCGACCGGAAGCATCAGCCGCAGCGGCGCGAGCAGGTTGTCACGCAGCGTCGAACGACGCGCGGCGTGCTTGCAGAGAATGACCGTGGTGTCCATCTGCTTGAGATTATCCTCATGCTCCCGCTCGAGGTCCGCGAGCAACTTCGCTACCTGACGCTGCGGGTCGAGTGGGCCCAACCCGCGCAGGCGATTGAGCAGCTCGGCTACCGACAGCGGCATGCCGTCGGACGTCCGGCACTCGAGCAGTGATTCGCCGTAGAACAGCACCCGGTCGTCCGGGCCGAGCTGCAACGAACCCCGCTGGTACTCGCCCGACTCGAGCAGCGGCTCGTCGACCGTCGTCTTAGTGTCGGCCGAAGCCGACGCGGGGAAGAGCGACCACTCGCGGAGCGCCGCACGGTACAGCAGTGGCGGCGGGTGGCCGGCGTTGCAAACCGTCAGCCGCCGATTGGGGGCGAAGTAGGTCGCCATCATCACGGCTCCGCAGCCGCCCTGGTCGGCGGAATCTTCGAGCACCCTACGCATGCCCGACTCGCAGCCGCCCTGCTGAATACGGTTGACGTGCTTTTTGAGCAGCTCGCGGAACTTGGCCGCGATGTCGACGAACGCACCCCGGCCGGGGACTAGGTCGGCCAGCAGGAACCGCGTGATTCGACCCGAGGCGCAGGACGACACGAAGTGCAGCCCACCGCCCTCGGGGCCCGACGCACGGGCAGACAGCCACAGGTCCAATCCGGGGCGTGACAGCTCGTGCTCGCCTGGCGAGTTCCCGCCCCAGACTTCCATGCAGCGGAGACGGTCGACGGGCGGCGGTGAGGCATCGAAGGTAGTCATGGGCGTCAGCGACAGCTTGGGTAGCTCGCGGGTGAGCACGCGGCGCGGTGAGCTTGCAAGTTGGCAGCCAGGCGTCC
Coding sequences within it:
- a CDS encoding fasciclin domain-containing protein translates to MSAEKDIVDTAVGAGSFKTLTTAVGEAGLVEALKGKGPFTVFAPTDDAFKKLPEGTVAELLKPENKEKLTAILTYHVVEGKVTAEQVTKLKQAKTLNGKMVDIAVKDGNVMINGSKVVKADIMCSNGVIHVIDSVLLPKEEAKTSQASHDSETSYTSLKAEAASSCPASK
- a CDS encoding SpoIIE family protein phosphatase codes for the protein MTTFDASPPPVDRLRCMEVWGGNSPGEHELSRPGLDLWLSARASGPEGGGLHFVSSCASGRITRFLLADLVPGRGAFVDIAAKFRELLKKHVNRIQQGGCESGMRRVLEDSADQGGCGAVMMATYFAPNRRLTVCNAGHPPPLLYRAALREWSLFPASASADTKTTVDEPLLESGEYQRGSLQLGPDDRVLFYGESLLECRTSDGMPLSVAELLNRLRGLGPLDPQRQVAKLLADLEREHEDNLKQMDTTVILCKHAARRSTLRDNLLAPLRLMLPVGDKTRFSS